Sequence from the Pedobacter sp. D749 genome:
AAAATATACAGGAATTGATGTTTCGAAAATGACTGAAGAGGAACTTTTGCAAACCTGTGCATCATTAGGCATCGAAACCGATTCTACAATGGGCCGCGGTAAATTAGTAGATGAAATTTTCAGTGATAAGGTAGAAGCCAATTTAATCCAGCCTACATTCATTACAGATTACCCGATCGAAATGACACCGTTGGCTAAAAAACACCGTAGTGCAGAAGGATTGGTAGAGCGTTTCGAAATATTTGTGAATGGTAAAGAAATCGGAAATGCGTATTCAGAACTGAATGATCCAATTGATCAAAAAGAACGTTTTGAAGATCAGTTGAAACTTGCTGATCGTGGTGATGCCGAAGCAATGGCAATGGATGATGACTTTGTTCGTGCTTTAGAATATGGTATGCCTCCTACCTCAGGTTTAGGTTTTGGTATCGATCGTATCGTGATGTTAATGACTAATCAAAGTACCATCCAGGAAGTTTTATTCTTCCCGCAGATGCGCCCGGAGAAAAAGAAAATAGAAATGACAGCCGAAGAAACAGAATTATATTCATTGGTTTCGGAAGGCGAACAGTACCTGTTAACTGAAGTAAAAGGGAAGCTAGCCGATTGGAGTAACAAGAAATGGGATACCACTTTAAAGGCTTTAACAGCAAAAGGAATCTTGAAAGTTGCCAAAACAGATGATGGCTTATTCCTGTCGCACAAATAATCACCCCCCTGAAAAAGGACATTCTGGATTAGATTTTAACATAAACATAACATAAACTTAAAAGGCTTGCTAACAATTATTTAGCAAGCCTTCTCTATATTTACAGCAATCGATAATTAAAATCACTGCGATATGAATATGTCAAGTTTAGAAATCAACGAAAGAGAATACTGCATTAAATTAAGCAAAGATGCTTTTGATTTAACACTGGTACGTCAATTAATAAAAAGAATCCAGGCTGAAGCCTTATTTTTCTCAAGAGTACAAGCTGAAGAAGAAGATATCTTAAGCAAAAGAGCTCAAAGAGAAGAATTTGAAGGATTTGATTATTTAGGAGATAAGTAATAGAAATCGTCATGCTGATCCGATAGTTATCGGATTTATTTCAGCATCTATAAGATCCTGCAATAAATTCAGGGTGACGCGCTATTTTATTAATCAACCTCCAAAGTTCCTTCAACCGAGTCATCCATTGTTTTTCCTGTGATAACTGAGGCTGCCATTTTCAAAAATGCAACAGCAGTACCATGTTTGGTATCCCAGTAATATCCTTCTGATGGGATTACTTTAATTAAAGTAATATTCGGGTCGTCTTTCCCACCCTGAAACCAGGTCTTAATAAACGGACTCCAAAGTTCATCGATTTTCGCCTGATCCCTGCTGATTTCAGAAATACCATAAATATTTACAAAACCTGAATGGGCACCTGCCTGAAACAGCAAATGTGTAAATGGATCGGCAGAGATTTCATCATTTTTATGACTGTCTTTCATGCTCATGAACCAGATATTACCTTCATCATCCACCTGCTGAATAGCCATTGGCCTTACAGATAATGGTATACCTGTTTTAATATTGGTGCAGAAAAAACAACTTTCAGCTTTTTCTGCCAACTCCCTCAGTTTTTCAATGGCTGCTTTGCCACCCAGATCTTTAATGTTATTTTCTTCCTGAGTATTGTTCGTACTTCCTTCTTGTGATGTTGCCATAGGATTAAGATTTTATATTAACTACAATAGAAATTGGGGTTTGGTTTTGAGTTTTTGCGGAGAGCGTTAAGCGGAGCGCATATAGATAAATTATAGCGTTTGATTTACTGGATAAAAATTATGGCGTTTTGATCAAAGGCAATATCTTTAATCAATGAATATCAAAAAACCGGAAGCTTTTAAGGCTGAGATTAAAATTATAGGCATCAACCCTTTTGTATTTGTACCAGAAGAAGCATTAAATTCTATTTTTCATCAATCTGGAAAAAATAAAGGTCAATTACCCATTAAAATG
This genomic interval carries:
- a CDS encoding pyridoxamine 5'-phosphate oxidase family protein yields the protein MATSQEGSTNNTQEENNIKDLGGKAAIEKLRELAEKAESCFFCTNIKTGIPLSVRPMAIQQVDDEGNIWFMSMKDSHKNDEISADPFTHLLFQAGAHSGFVNIYGISEISRDQAKIDELWSPFIKTWFQGGKDDPNITLIKVIPSEGYYWDTKHGTAVAFLKMAASVITGKTMDDSVEGTLEVD